The Citrifermentans bemidjiense Bem genome window below encodes:
- a CDS encoding recombinase family protein, with translation MAIVGYARVSSTDQKLDVQLDQLKALGVDKVYAEKASGADAERVELASLLDYVREGDTVVACKLDRIARSTQHLLNIVETLNKKGVALRVLNIDLDTSTPTGKLMLTMLGAIATFEREMMLERQADGIAKAKEAGKYTGRKPTAKAKSAEVVTLLGQGKTKEAVAAELGIGVASVYRIAKEEKLRMTAQP, from the coding sequence ATGGCAATCGTAGGGTATGCAAGGGTGAGTTCGACAGACCAGAAGCTCGACGTGCAACTCGATCAACTCAAGGCACTGGGCGTTGACAAGGTCTATGCTGAGAAGGCCAGCGGAGCCGATGCTGAACGGGTTGAGCTTGCCTCCCTTCTGGACTACGTGCGCGAGGGTGACACCGTAGTGGCCTGCAAGCTCGACAGGATCGCCAGGAGCACACAGCACCTGCTTAACATCGTGGAGACGTTGAACAAGAAGGGTGTCGCACTCAGGGTGCTGAACATCGACCTTGACACCTCTACCCCGACAGGGAAGCTCATGTTGACGATGCTGGGCGCTATCGCTACTTTCGAGAGAGAGATGATGCTTGAAAGGCAGGCTGACGGGATCGCCAAGGCTAAGGAGGCCGGGAAGTACACGGGAAGGAAACCGACAGCCAAGGCAAAGAGCGCCGAGGTGGTAACCCTTCTGGGGCAAGGCAAGACGAAAGAGGCGGTAGCCGCTGAACTGGGAATCGGCGTAGCAAGTGTCTACAGGATCGCCAAGGAGGAGAAGTTGAGGATGACCGCGCAGCCTTAA
- a CDS encoding toxin-antitoxin system HicB family antitoxin translates to MIQSKVRLNVEVPEELRARIKIIAIMQGVTMNQLILESLQEKYGSAQVDQKPPRSVQ, encoded by the coding sequence GTGATTCAGAGTAAAGTGAGGCTCAATGTTGAGGTGCCAGAGGAGTTGAGGGCAAGGATCAAGATAATCGCAATCATGCAGGGGGTCACCATGAACCAGTTGATTCTTGAATCGTTGCAAGAAAAGTATGGCTCTGCCCAAGTAGATCAAAAGCCGCCTCGATCAGTTCAGTAG